The DNA sequence agtcgacgtcgccctaaacacgtcattacggatcctccagatccattaacggtgtttttaggtacctcaagcaccggtcaccgtcctcgccaaacccgtcgcttgagacaaagggttcgacgagtaaattaagccatagacacagcccactgagtttctcgccggatcttctcagtgggtcgcatttccgatccggtggtagattctgcaaagcactgctcttgctatcgccattgttagcaacactctcggcttgagccctgtgagctcacctactagctcggtgaatctagaataatccctcgaggttactaaaatagatagaaaaaaaaagaaaatgctgTACCTTTTGAAAATATCTATATAACAATGTCTTAATTTCATCATGTGAAAGTTTATCCAGTCTAGCCATCAACATCTGTTCTCCTCTACTTCTTGAGTCCTTGTTGTCGAATGAATCAGACAAAGATGCAGATGGTGATTTGCCACATATTAAATTGTTCTTGTACTCAATTGCTGTGTCTATTGCTTCTATAGCTTCTTCACATTCGAGTAATTTGCGTTCCTATACAACATCAACCAcaacattttatacaaaaagaaaataattataatttttttttttcattgctatgatgggtggacgagctcacagcccacctggtgttaagtggttactggagctcatagacatctacagcgtaaatgcgccacccaccttgagatataagttctaaggtctcaagtatagttataacggctgccccaccattcaaaccgaaacgcattactgcttcgcggcagaaataggcgggtggtggtacctagccgcgcggactcacaagaggtcctaccaccagtaattacgcaaattataattttgctggtttgatttttattaaacgatgttatttcttcaccatggaagtcaatcatgaacaaaaattaaaaatataaacaataattaatgaaaGCCAATAAATATTGTGTATTACGAAAATGGTCACTCACTTCAGAATCAGACAGGGACTTGTAAATTTTTCTCTTATGACCTAAACTACATCTTTGATCGTGTAAACATTCTCTGGTTTTTCTcaagtttttaatttcttttcttAATATCACTTCTTTCTCTTTGGAGTGCTCTGAACTGGCTAAATCATTAGTTTTCTCCTTTAGTATACTGTCTAATTGCGTGATTCTGTTAGTGAAATGTTTCAGTGAATTAACTTTCTTATCTTTGACTTCAATTGAAGTGTCTGACAAATCATCcagttttaatttatcttttacaAGTTCTACATCTAAGGTATTTTTACGTTTTTCATCTTTCTTGATTTGTCTTTTTATTTgatcaatttgttttttataagtctttaaattaatttcatgtcTCTTGATTTCCTTCACAGTATCTTGTTCAACAAAATTAGAGTCTGAATTTTTATCATAAGATTTGTTCTGAGTATTCTGAGACATAGCTTTAGTGAGATCATCTATAAGCCTCTCTTTTGCAATACAGAGGTTTATCAATTCTTTTAGCTGTGTTTGACTACTACTTATTTCTTTAGATAGTTTTCTAGTTAATAtctgtttttgtgtatatttttcttttgttatctTATACTTTTTACAAATCTCTTCAGTCTTTGGAGAATCTATCATTTTGAGTAACTCCCTTTCAATTAATTTTGGTTCCGGATCCATGTCTTTTTTATGAGATTCTATTAGTATCTTTTGAGTTTCTGGTGAGATTGCTTTTGCTGCAACTTTCCTTAACAACTCCAGCTCTGCCCCTGACAAGCTTTCACCAGGTTGTATAGTTCTTCTACGTCCAGAATTGGAATGTGATGTCATGACAGGTAATGATTGAGACCCACTTGTTTCTGAAATTGTGATATCATCAGAGTCAATATGATTCAAGTATTCTTCACATCTATCTGCAAAGAGTTCATCATTCTTTTCCCTAAAATATTCCATAAATTTTTCGACTTTATCTTGAAATACTGTGTCAGAATGAGTATCTTCCTCAGAACCAGAATCTACATCAGATTCACTTAGTTCACTAGGCTCTGTATCTTCTGCTATTCTTGGTAAGCCTTGTTTTATTGTTACATCTTTGTTATCTAAAGTTCCATCTGCATTTAAACATTCATCACATTCAGCTTTCAAAAATAGCCATTCGCTAACTTGATTGATATCAGTTTCTGAAAGTGATTTTGATTGAAGGATCTTATTGAAAAGACCTTCAGCGTTCGAAACCAACTTAATCCATTGTGAAGTTGCAAATTGTAAATTGAAATTGTTATCAGCACTATTGATTGCCTTCTCAGAGTAAACTGGTGTATTATTATCAGCAAATAAATTCActgttacaaagtttttgattcCTCTACAGCAAAGGCAGAGGTTCAGTATCTTTAATGTGTCCTGGTAGTCTTCAGGTTCTGTACTAATACATCCAATGACCCATGTGAATGCTCTGCCTCCAAATGAATCACGCAGCATTGCTGTCAATATGCACTGATCATAATTAACCTGTTTAGAAGGATTTCCAGCTAATAGTTCtttcaatatattttctaaaGTATAAAGACCAGGATCAGGATATGCTGCAAGTTCACAAAAACTAGCAGTGGACATTCTATGATTCAAGGTGCCATTAGTTCCAACCCACTTTTGTTCAACAGTCACAGTAAACACTGTATGGTaattcccctggcattgctgtctcCAACCTAGCTGTAAATACTGGAAAGCTTCCTCCACATTACAACACCTAACTAAACCGACTCCAAGAACATCAAATATATTATTGGTGACAACTTGCATCCATGTTATGTGAAGTATAAATTCTCTCTCAGACATTTGATTCAGTTTGTGAAATATTTCAGTTAAAAATCTTGGAACGATTCCTTGATCACATTCACTGTGAATGCACTCGAAGCctgaaataaaatcaattttttaacaaacaaaaaaaactacttaatgTTCCTGTCAAACCAGTGCGAGGCTATCATTATAGGCTTATTACCTGGACCAAAGAGCGTGTAAGTTTTGCCAGTCTGACTCTGACCAAAAACAACAACAGATGTATCACAGCCATCGAGGAAACAGTTTATTTGAGGTATCATAAACGAATTGAACAGATGAGCCTGACTACAATCAACAGGCAAAGCTCGATTCACATGAAACGTCTGTCCACTTTCCGTAATAACAATTTGGGTTACAGGATTACTGAATATGCATTGAGTAGAATCTGCCAAGCTCGGGGGCTTCAAACGAATGGCGATTTGTACTGGAATATCCATAACTGAGGATGTTTGATAATAATACTAATCCGTACATTCGTATTTACTACGTAGCTGAATACGTTACTGTCTAAAAACCATATTTTAGCAGAAAAATCCCAAAAAGACAGGCAATGAAAATGTCgaaatacatttatttgtattagttACAAGTTTATGATGACATTGACAAACTGTACTTTTTGACATTGACCaaaatttcttttcttttaaaattgatcTTGGATTATAATCTTATAGgccaaatattttaaaattctttcattttaaaatgattctacaaaaaaaaattatagcccaTTCCTTTAGATTAGATTAGACCCCTTACACCAGTGGCCGGCAGCCCGCTGCTCATGAGCCGCATGCAACCTATTTGTCCCCTCAGCTAGGGTTCTTCCGCGAAAGGTTTcggtatttaattttcattttatcatttcCCTAATATTATCCGTGATTACTAAAGCAAAGCATAATTGTGTTAAAAAATgctcttttaataaatttcaattgtgtgttATCTATCTAGTTAGCTGTTTTGGATGACAAGGTTGTCGACCACTGCCTTAAATCATTgagtaaatttattaaagtatgAAACCCATATAGGTCTAtgagtaaattaataaatgtgaACGACAATGCCGATGTTTGGGTACCCAATAAATTGTATTTAGCCTTGATTTTCGAAAATAGGTGCGTCGTTAGATTTTTAACCAGAAATACTAGAAAGATTTTTTGATGTATTCACTAAAGTGGATATCAGAATGAACAAGTGACGAAactaaaaaatactaaaaatgtaattattgcaGAATCAATAGACGGTCcggttctatttttttttgccgATTCTTCCAGCCTCTTAAAACCTCTTTCATATCGAAGCATTGCTGATGGTCTGAGATAATAAGATTCAATTCCAATCACTAACAGTAATTGGAATCTACCATGACGATCACCAAAATCACCGGTGACCGATCACTAAAAGTCGTATTATTacgaaatttagatttttttataaattttgtaatcATTTAATTGGTTAGAACTGCTTGAATTTCATAATGTTTTCGAGTTagacaattaataaattactcACAAAATATCTTATCACCAACTTCAGAGTTCAACTGACAGCTGGCAATAAGTTAGTATTCGGCAAGTGGCAAGTGGCAATCTTTTCGTGTCTAAACGATCTTTTTCCGGCTCTTGTGTCAAACAAAGTAGGTGAATATGTGTTATTtcgaaaaaaatctaaataaatctcGCATcctacataattaaaattcgccacaattattttttaaattatgtttaacgACCTGAAATGCGTTATAACTgatattttagtaataaattGAGAAAAAGTGTCAAAAAATTTGGTAAACATCTGTGAGGTTATGTTTCATACTTGCTCTTGTTTTTAGGCCCAAACATGAAGCAAATTGTAGCAAATCAGAAAGTCAAAATCCCAGACGGGCTTACGGTCCATGTGAAATCGCGTCTGGTGACAGTTAAAGGGCCCCGCGGAGTTCTCAAAAGGAACTTCAAACACTTGGCTGTTGACATTCGCATGGTAAACCCTCGTCTCCTGAAGGTTGAGAAATGGTTCGGATCCAAAAAGGAGCTTGCCGCCGTGAGGACAGTCTGTTCACATGTAGAGAACATGATTAAAGGTAAGTAACACTACTACTAGAACATCATTAATGTAGATTAATAATAGACTAAGAATCAGAAACTGGAGCACACAATCAAGACAAAATATCGTAGTGATTCTTAGTTTAAATTGACAAAATGTTGGTAATAAACATTGTAACATGTAAACAATAGGTGTATCACTGCAAGTTCCAAATTGAATGGATTTTTGTGTGAACAAAAATTTTACATGGACTTTTAAAAGTAGATAGTAAAATTTTTCTATGCTGTTATACGCTTTCTCAAGAGCCCCGcgattttgttttgaaaataatttactattttaaacattttctttaatttttgttatttttttattttcatacaaaTACAGAAACCATTTTAGACCTTGCAAAATCACGAGTAAAGCTGAGTGTCATTAATGATTCTAGCGAATTAAATTGCATGTTATATTAAGTTCAAATTATAAGGTTGAAGTCTAGAGTTTTGGAAAAGTGAAAAATCTTTTATGTTAATGGTTTCAAACATATCCATATATGTAATATGATGCTCTGACTTAGCATATAATACAAAGTGTGTGGATAAAATGCACagttgtataattttattatttgcttgTTATTTCAAATATAGAAACATTACAATCAACTTTGTAAGGTAATTTAGCTAAAGCAAGTTGTGATAAGCAGTGGCTTCTCTGTGCCTCTGGTATTGCTGTTGTCAATGTGGTAGgctgtatgttcgtctgcctacaatggccaCCAGAAAAACAAAGctaatcatttttaatttaaataagtaaaatttacttcataaaattattttaaacttgggtgtttaataaatattttaaccaATTTTACCTGagtttttcaattttagacTATACCATTGGAGAAATTCCCATTTCTATAAagtggcacgacatgagaaccctttCATCGTGACCTCCAGTAACTACATAGTCGATCCAGCAGACTAAATGGCAAACAGTCGCCCAAAAGACGTCATCTcgaatcctcctgatccactaacggtgcttttagtacCCCAAGCacaggtcatcgttctcgtcgaacccgtcgcttgtgacagaagggctcggcgagtaaattaacccacaggcgcagcccactgagtttctcacggatcttcttagtgggtcgcgtttcccatccagtggtagattctacgaagcatggctcttgctagggtttgtgttagcaacatcgtcaggcttgagccccgtgagctcacctactagcccggctaCGCTGACTTGGTTTCTATAgaccatcagattaggtaggaaaaaaagggggAAACGAAACACAAAccacatttaatttttaaaaagttttgtgTAAAACTGTGACCATGGAAACTGTAAATTCATTtgccaaaatatttattttttaatattatgaaattaatattatgaaattaattttttgaaACTTTTTGTATGTTGCATAGATGGATGAATGATCTAATAGCTAGCCCTTTTCTAgtgtggttaccagagcccatagatcaTTAAGTGAAAAATTGGGTGGCACCCACTTTGTAGTTTGTAGTgtgttaaataaattcaaaataatagtttagGGTATAATCTAatgtaaaataaacacaaatgtAATGTACTCTATCCTTATACTAAGATTAGATTTGCTTTTTATTTCAGGAGTAACTAAAGGCTTCCAATACAAGATGCGTGCTGTGTATGCTCACTTCCCCATTAACTGTGTCACCACTGAGGGTAATTCAATTATTGAGATACGTAACTTCTTGGGTGAGAAATACATCAGAAGGGTAAAGATGGCACCTGGTGTGACTGTCGTTAACTCTCCAAAACAAAAGGATGAACTAATCATTGAAGGCAACTCTTTGGAAGATGTCTCTAGCTCTGCTGCTCTCATCCAGCAATCTACTACAGTCAAGAATAAGGATATCAGAAAGTTCTTGGATGGTCTTTATGTATCTGAGAAAACAACTGTTGTGCTAGATgacatataaaaacattaaataagtataataatatatttgtttatttattttaactaaatttagacctttaaaataattaaaaaacagtagGAATATGAAGATAGCATGTCTACTCCAGATAACTTTTTCCCATCCTGATCACTGACATCCCTGACATAGATTTGTTCCATCTTCCCATTGATATATAGCCAAAAACAGTTAGTGATTCTGCCAGTCTGTTTTACCTAATGCTGGATGAATTTAGTGATTTCGCCTTTGGAACTGTCTTTTCAACTATACACGCGAGCataagtttggaatcacttacttgaaattggttccgcgcgatcttggttactaaataaatttttaattatcataaaaattacataattttaaaggtTCAGCTGTCAACTTTAAATTGATACCAAATTCATTTAAAGCGGGCCAGTAGTTAAGGAGCTATcccggattaagtgaaggaggtaggaaaacaaggaaatatggaaaaataatgaatgaacaaaacaacaaaa is a window from the Bombyx mori chromosome 12, ASM3026992v2 genome containing:
- the LOC101744135 gene encoding kinesin-like protein costa encodes the protein MDIPVQIAIRLKPPSLADSTQCIFSNPVTQIVITESGQTFHVNRALPVDCSQAHLFNSFMIPQINCFLDGCDTSVVVFGQSQTGKTYTLFGPGFECIHSECDQGIVPRFLTEIFHKLNQMSEREFILHITWMQVVTNNIFDVLGVGLVRCCNVEEAFQYLQLGWRQQCQGNYHTVFTVTVEQKWVGTNGTLNHRMSTASFCELAAYPDPGLYTLENILKELLAGNPSKQVNYDQCILTAMLRDSFGGRAFTWVIGCISTEPEDYQDTLKILNLCLCCRGIKNFVTVNLFADNNTPVYSEKAINSADNNFNLQFATSQWIKLVSNAEGLFNKILQSKSLSETDINQVSEWLFLKAECDECLNADGTLDNKDVTIKQGLPRIAEDTEPSELSESDVDSGSEEDTHSDTVFQDKVEKFMEYFREKNDELFADRCEEYLNHIDSDDITISETSGSQSLPVMTSHSNSGRRRTIQPGESLSGAELELLRKVAAKAISPETQKILIESHKKDMDPEPKLIERELLKMIDSPKTEEICKKYKITKEKYTQKQILTRKLSKEISSSQTQLKELINLCIAKERLIDDLTKAMSQNTQNKSYDKNSDSNFVEQDTVKEIKRHEINLKTYKKQIDQIKRQIKKDEKRKNTLDVELVKDKLKLDDLSDTSIEVKDKKVNSLKHFTNRITQLDSILKEKTNDLASSEHSKEKEVILRKEIKNLRKTRECLHDQRCSLGHKRKIYKSLSDSEERKLLECEEAIEAIDTAIEYKNNLICGKSPSASLSDSFDNKDSRSRGEQMLMARLDKLSHDEIKTLLYRYFQKVVDLRGACAALEAGVAAASEEATIWRARAAAAWRHAQRVRSHAHTRHFQSFHRCLDGGNPERALSLGMTTDSETSDDAMRLVDRMKQLARCNPPPIIPSQNLRQLMPATNLPVAKVTKEKNKLVIVQQSKKH
- the RpL9 gene encoding ribosomal protein L9 isoform X1; translation: MKQIVANQKVKIPDGLTVHVKSRLVTVKGPRGVLKRNFKHLAVDIRMVNPRLLKVEKWFGSKKELAAVRTVCSHVENMIKGVTKGFQYKMRAVYAHFPINCVTTEGNSIIEIRNFLGEKYIRRVKMAPGVTVVNSPKQKDELIIEGNSLEDVSSSAALIQQSTTVKNKDIRKFLDGLYVSEKTTVVLDDI